In Gossypium hirsutum isolate 1008001.06 chromosome D06, Gossypium_hirsutum_v2.1, whole genome shotgun sequence, one genomic interval encodes:
- the LOC107900590 gene encoding 5'-adenylylsulfate reductase 3, chloroplastic isoform X1 → MAFAVTSSSSSTAISGSSFPRSSASPDLKVPQIGAVRLADRHATVSLSRRRCAVKPVNAEPKRNDSIVPLAATIAAPKISEKVEVEDFEQLAKELDNASPLEIMDKALEKFGNDIAIAFSGAEDVALIEYAKLTGRPFRVFSLDTGRLNPETYRFFNEVEKHYGIRMEYMFPDAVEVQALVRSKGLFSFYEDGHQECCRVRKVRPLRRALKGLRAWITGQRKDQSPGTRSEVPVVQVDPVFEGLDGGIGSSVKWNPVANVDGKDIWNFLRAMNVPVNTLHSQGYVSIGCEPCTRPVLPGQHEREGRWWWEDAKAKECGLHKGNLKQDSAAQLNGSGNGASHANGTATQSDIFNSQSLVTLSRTGIENLARLENRKEPWLVVLYAPWCRFCQAMEESYVELAEKLAGSGVKVAKFRADGEQKEYAKTELQLGSFPTILFFPKHSSKPIKYASEKRDVDSLMAFINALR, encoded by the exons ATGGCGTTTGCTGTTACTTCATCGTCTTCTTCAACTGCGATTTCTGGTTCTAGCtttcctcgttcaagtgcctccCCTGATCTCAAAG TTCCACAAATTGGTGCAGTCCGGTTAGCAGATCGTCATGCAACGGTGAGTCTGTCTCGAAGACGTTGCGCAGTGAAGCCCGTAAATGCGGAGCCAAAGCGTAATGATTCCATCGTTCCTTTAGCAGCAACCATCGCTGCTCCAA AAATATCGGAAAAAGTAGAGGTGGAGGATTTCGAGCAATTGGCTAAAGAACTCGACAACGCTTCTCCACTTGAAATTATGGATAAGGCTTTAGAGAAATTCGGAAACGACATTGCCATCGCTTTCAG TGGAGCGGAGGATGTTGCTTTGATTGAGTATGCGAAATTGACTGGTAGACCATTTAGAGTGTTCAGCCTTGATACTGGAAGACTGAACCCAGAAACTTATCGATTCTTTAATGAGGTTGAGAAACATTATGGAATCCGTATGGAATACATGTTTCCAGATGCTGTTGAAGTTCAGGCATTGGTGAGGAGCAAAGGGTTATTTTCATTTTACGAGGATGGGCACCAAGAGTGTTGCCGGGTCAGGAAAGTGAGGCCTTTGAGGAGAGCACTCAAAGGGTTACGTGCTTGGATTACCGGTCAGAGGAAAGATCAGTCTCCAGGGACTAGATCGGAGGTTCCTGTTGTTCAAGTGGATCCTGTTTTTGAAGGATTGGATGGTGGGATTGGTAGCTCGGTGAAGTGGAACCCAGTCGCCAATGTTGATGGTAAGGACATTTGGAATTTCCTTCGGGCGATGAATGTGCCTGTCAATACTTTGCATTCCCAAGGATATGTGTCTATTGGCTGCGAGCCGTGCACTAGGCCGGTTCTACCGGGACAACATGAGAGGGAAGGAAGGTGGTGGTGGGAGGATGCTAAGGCCAAGGAGTGTGGTTTACATAAAGGAAATTTGAAACAAGACAGTGCAGCCCAACTTAATGGCAGCGGAAATGGGGCTTCCCATGCCAATGGTACTGCCACTCAAAGTGACATTTTCAATAGCCAGAGCTTGGTCACATTGAGCAGGACTGGAATTGAGAATTTGGCGAGATTGGAGAACCGAAAAGAGCCGTGGCTTGTTGTGCTCTATGCCCCATGGTGCCGTTTTTGCCAG GCAATGGAAGAATCTTATGTTGAACTGGCGGAGAAGCTGGCAGGCTCCGGGGTGAAGGTAGCTAAATTCAGAGCTGATGGTGAACAAAAGGAGTATGCAAAAACAGAGTTGCAGTTGGGAAGCTTCCCAACCATACTTTTCTTCCCCAAACACTCGTCTAAGCCGATAAAGTATGCATCGGAGAAGAGAGATGTAGATTCATTGATGGCCTTTATTAATGCCCTCCGATGA
- the LOC107900590 gene encoding 5'-adenylylsulfate reductase 3, chloroplastic isoform X2, which translates to MAFAVTSSSSSTAISGSSFPRSSASPDLKVPQIGAVRLADRHATVSLSRRRCAVKPVNAEPKQISEKVEVEDFEQLAKELDNASPLEIMDKALEKFGNDIAIAFSGAEDVALIEYAKLTGRPFRVFSLDTGRLNPETYRFFNEVEKHYGIRMEYMFPDAVEVQALVRSKGLFSFYEDGHQECCRVRKVRPLRRALKGLRAWITGQRKDQSPGTRSEVPVVQVDPVFEGLDGGIGSSVKWNPVANVDGKDIWNFLRAMNVPVNTLHSQGYVSIGCEPCTRPVLPGQHEREGRWWWEDAKAKECGLHKGNLKQDSAAQLNGSGNGASHANGTATQSDIFNSQSLVTLSRTGIENLARLENRKEPWLVVLYAPWCRFCQAMEESYVELAEKLAGSGVKVAKFRADGEQKEYAKTELQLGSFPTILFFPKHSSKPIKYASEKRDVDSLMAFINALR; encoded by the exons ATGGCGTTTGCTGTTACTTCATCGTCTTCTTCAACTGCGATTTCTGGTTCTAGCtttcctcgttcaagtgcctccCCTGATCTCAAAG TTCCACAAATTGGTGCAGTCCGGTTAGCAGATCGTCATGCAACGGTGAGTCTGTCTCGAAGACGTTGCGCAGTGAAGCCCGTAAATGCGGAGCCAAAGC AAATATCGGAAAAAGTAGAGGTGGAGGATTTCGAGCAATTGGCTAAAGAACTCGACAACGCTTCTCCACTTGAAATTATGGATAAGGCTTTAGAGAAATTCGGAAACGACATTGCCATCGCTTTCAG TGGAGCGGAGGATGTTGCTTTGATTGAGTATGCGAAATTGACTGGTAGACCATTTAGAGTGTTCAGCCTTGATACTGGAAGACTGAACCCAGAAACTTATCGATTCTTTAATGAGGTTGAGAAACATTATGGAATCCGTATGGAATACATGTTTCCAGATGCTGTTGAAGTTCAGGCATTGGTGAGGAGCAAAGGGTTATTTTCATTTTACGAGGATGGGCACCAAGAGTGTTGCCGGGTCAGGAAAGTGAGGCCTTTGAGGAGAGCACTCAAAGGGTTACGTGCTTGGATTACCGGTCAGAGGAAAGATCAGTCTCCAGGGACTAGATCGGAGGTTCCTGTTGTTCAAGTGGATCCTGTTTTTGAAGGATTGGATGGTGGGATTGGTAGCTCGGTGAAGTGGAACCCAGTCGCCAATGTTGATGGTAAGGACATTTGGAATTTCCTTCGGGCGATGAATGTGCCTGTCAATACTTTGCATTCCCAAGGATATGTGTCTATTGGCTGCGAGCCGTGCACTAGGCCGGTTCTACCGGGACAACATGAGAGGGAAGGAAGGTGGTGGTGGGAGGATGCTAAGGCCAAGGAGTGTGGTTTACATAAAGGAAATTTGAAACAAGACAGTGCAGCCCAACTTAATGGCAGCGGAAATGGGGCTTCCCATGCCAATGGTACTGCCACTCAAAGTGACATTTTCAATAGCCAGAGCTTGGTCACATTGAGCAGGACTGGAATTGAGAATTTGGCGAGATTGGAGAACCGAAAAGAGCCGTGGCTTGTTGTGCTCTATGCCCCATGGTGCCGTTTTTGCCAG GCAATGGAAGAATCTTATGTTGAACTGGCGGAGAAGCTGGCAGGCTCCGGGGTGAAGGTAGCTAAATTCAGAGCTGATGGTGAACAAAAGGAGTATGCAAAAACAGAGTTGCAGTTGGGAAGCTTCCCAACCATACTTTTCTTCCCCAAACACTCGTCTAAGCCGATAAAGTATGCATCGGAGAAGAGAGATGTAGATTCATTGATGGCCTTTATTAATGCCCTCCGATGA